In a genomic window of Hippoglossus stenolepis isolate QCI-W04-F060 chromosome 15, HSTE1.2, whole genome shotgun sequence:
- the cldn2 gene encoding claudin-2 translates to MASAALELMGFFLGLLGLLGTLVATVLPYWQISAHIGSNIVTAVANMRGLWMECVYQSTGAFQCETYNSMLALPSDLQASRALMVISIVLSVLAIAMASLGMQCTLCLEGSAVKSRVAGAAGGLFLTAGFLALIPVSWTTHEVVQTFYRPNVPSSMKFELGECLYVGLASALVSMLGGTMLCVSCCDEQDGGRGRRNAGGYPYPVGGAMSGSGVRTTSQLYRNPTLQAGGLNLPSRGQTLVRNTSDSTHSSAHVQGAKKPAAAGYDITGYV, encoded by the coding sequence ATGGCGTCAGCAGCTCTGGAGCTGATGGGCTTCTTCCTGGGCCTGCTGGGTTTGCTGGGAACCCTGGTCGCCACGGTGCTTCCGTACTGGCAGATCTCCGCCCACATCGGCTCCAACATCGTCACGGCCGTGGCCAACATGAGGGGCCTGTGGATGGAGTGCGTGTATCAGAGCACCGGGGCCTTCCAGTGCGAGACCTACAACTCCATGCTGGCCCTGCCCTCCGACCTGCAGGCCTCCCGCGCCCTCATGGTCATCTCCATCGTCCTGTCCGTCCTGGCAATAGCAATGGCGTCCCTGGGGATGCAGTGCACTCTGTGCCTGGAGGGCTCTGCGGTTAAGAGCCGCGTGGCCGGTGCTGCCGGCGGCTTATTCCTCACCGCAGGCTTCCTGGCGCTCATACCGGTGTCGTGGACCACGCACGAGGTGGTCCAGACCTTCTACAGACCCAACGTACCCTCCAGCATGAAGTTCGAGCTGGGAGAGTGCTTGTACGTGGGTCTGGCCTCAGCGCTCGTCTCCATGTTGGGGGGGACGATGCTGTGTGTGTCGTGCTGCGACGAGCAGGACGGTGGTCGTGGGAGACGAAACGCTGGAGGGTATCCATATCCTGTAGGAGGCGCCATGTCCGGCAGTGGGGTACGGACGACCTCACAGCTCTACCGCAACCCCACACTGCAGGCCGGGGGTTTGAACCTGCCCAGCAGGGGGCAGACGCTGGTGCGCAATACCAGTGACAGCACCCACTCCAGTGCACACGTCCAGGGCGCCAAGAAGCCCGCGGCGGCAGGATATGACATCACAGGATATGTCTGA
- the rbm41 gene encoding RNA-binding protein 41 yields MRRVSRQPCDDGPLLEEQETEGQRQLHSLLLQQLHTDVDFERCVAKKKCFAPAALYKPFGQQAAGVRSLSQFQALQDGEKELASLRELGLTDTEIQVWQSRDTPEAMEKSHGVCVAPGAKQQRLQVIRDKIEARAELLARPQRFATSQPLSRREMEIEQALFQGNERLGFLSALYHREEDNHDGQQQATSSNPMDTLYRDVLSVERQQASLQDWEEEPAQVSTHRTLSDQSQTSQTENDQSEDRTENLSAPQDENRRSSDEPESSGDASERQHKQEPTRPAAPPEIKINQPIGSLDGAAKAGSVGLLTLRGKIETITDEEILQNRECEDGIRSIQRFRSYQPGKPSKVLCVKNLSAQASAAQLVALFSRFEPEDGPAVVYRLLTGRMKGQAFITLPDAETAQNALRLIHGYRLLGKPLVVEFGRERQEEEKQKKEEQQQEKK; encoded by the exons ATGCGAAg AGTGAGCCGGCAGCCCTGTGACGATGGTCcgctgctggaggagcaggagacggAGGGACAGCGGCAGCTGCAcagcctcctgctgcagcagcttcacactgacGTGGACTTCGAGCG ATGTGTAGCCAAAAAGAAGTGCTTCGCCCCAGCGGCGCTCTATAAGCCGTTCGGGCAGCAGGCAGCCGGTGTGAGGAGCCTGTCCCAGTTCCAGGCCCTGCAGGACGGGGAGAAGGAGCTGGCCAGTCTGCGGGAGCTGGGCCTCACTGATACTGAGATCCAGGTGTggcagagcagagacacaccAGAGGCAATGGAGAAG TCCCATGGCGTGTGCGTAGCTCCGGGGGCGAAGCAGCAGCGTCTCCAGGTGATCAGAGACAAGATTGAAGCGAGGGCAGAGCTCCTGGCCCGCCCACAGCGCTTCGCCACCAGCCAGCCACTGTCACGGCGGGAGATGGAGATCGAACAAGCTCTGTTCCAGGGAAACGAGCGGCTGGGTTTCCTCTCTGCACTTTACCACCGAG aggAAGATAACCACGATGGACAACAGCAGGCGACGTCCTCCAATCCAATGGACACTCTCTACAGAGACGTTCTCAGTGTGGAGAGACAACAAGCGTCTTTACAGGACTGGGAGGAAGAACCAGCACAGGTGTCCACACACAGAACTTTatctgaccaatcacagacctCACAGACAGAGAACGACCAATCAGAAGACAGGACAGAGAATCTATCAGCACCGCAGGATGAAAACAGGAGATCATCAGACGAACCAGAGTCCAGCGGAGACGCCTCAGAGCGGCAACACAAACAGGAGCCAACACgaccagctgctcctccagagaTAAAGATCAACCAGCCAATCGGCAGTCTGGATGGAGCGGCGAAGGCGGGGTCAGTGGGGCTGCTGACCCTCAGAGGAAAGATCGAGACGATCACGGACGAGGAAATCCTCCAGAACCGTGAATGTGAGGACGGGATCCGGAGCATCCAGAGGTTCCGAAGCTACCAGCCCGGAAAACCCTCCAAG gttctgtgtgtgaagaACCTGAGTGCACAGGCGTCAGCGGCCCAGCTGGTGGCACTGTTCTCCAGGTTTGAGCCGGAGGACGGGCCTGCGGTCGTTTACCGCCTGCTGACGGGAAGGATGAAGGGTCAGGCCTTCATCACTCTGCCAG ATGCTGAAACGGCCCAGAATGCTTTGCGGTTGATCCATGGATACCGGTTGCTAGGGAAACCTCTGGTGGTCGAGTTCGGCCGTGAgcgacaggaggaggagaaacagaagaaggaagagcagcagcaggagaagaaatAA